AAATCATTTTGAAAATCATCACGCCAACGCCATAAGGTTACATGATTATTGGTTACCGTCAAAGTATCCTTTTGCATGACAACTCCATAAGCGTTTGGAATTCTAGGTGTAAAGGTGTCATTAACATTGGTCCATATCGATCTACTTTCAGGCTCATATTCTGCACCTCCTCGAAAAATATAAAACAATGGTTCTTTAAATGGTTCGGGGTTGTAAAACTCATATCTTGCTCCCCAGCTTCCCCAATTAGGTATGGCTTCATTGTTTAACCCATTTTGTACTAACATTAGCCATGAAGGTGTATCGCCTTCCATACCATAGGCTACATCTGGATATTCTACTCCCAATGCCCCGTTGCCTTGTTGTATGTTTTCGGCAAGCCATTCGTTACTTATCACATCATTATTTATGCCTTCAACTACTGAATTAATAGCTTTCCAAGTGGCGTCCTCGTAATGTCCGATACTAACAATATAAAACAATTCTGGGAAATTTTTACGTATCCAAATGCCAGTATCATCCTGATCTGAAATGGTATAAATTCGTAATTTACTAATCAGTTTTTTGGCTTCTATCTTGCTTTTGGTTTCCTTTATTTTCCAAAGTGCATGGGCAAGGGTATTGGTTCCACCCCAAACCGATACCCAAACTGGACGTTCGTCATCTTTTTCTAGAATCTTAATTATCCATTGTGAGCCTTCGGAGTCTTTACCTTCTCCCACGCCTTCCATTCCAAATACAGGTAAACCTTGTTTTACCATTCCG
The nucleotide sequence above comes from Flavobacteriaceae bacterium HL-DH10. Encoded proteins:
- a CDS encoding DUF1593 domain-containing protein — its product is MNTLRNIRIYIKHAVLLFIAIFTIETVAQNYQSKHRLVVLTDIEGDPDDSQTLVRLLLYSNQIEIEGLIATTSIHQKTRVAPESIHKIIDAYGNVQPNLLKHELGFPSAEKLTGMVKQGLPVFGMEGVGEGKDSEGSQWIIKILEKDDERPVWVSVWGGTNTLAHALWKIKETKSKIEAKKLISKLRIYTISDQDDTGIWIRKNFPELFYIVSIGHYEDATWKAINSVVEGINNDVISNEWLAENIQQGNGALGVEYPDVAYGMEGDTPSWLMLVQNGLNNEAIPNWGSWGARYEFYNPEPFKEPLFYIFRGGAEYEPESRSIWTNVNDTFTPRIPNAYGVVMQKDTLTVTNNHVTLWRWRDDFQNDFAARMSWCTGLFEEVNHPPVPALGHPENFTVKSGETFSLDASGTTDPDGDSLTYWWFQYLEVGSYNKPISFCMLSENLYNIHTIVAPTVENQKRLILF